A single region of the Serinus canaria isolate serCan28SL12 chromosome 1, serCan2020, whole genome shotgun sequence genome encodes:
- the USP35 gene encoding ubiquitin carboxyl-terminal hydrolase 35: MDKILEAVVMSSYPNNVKQGLVRRVIEAAKQPMDSEQCWSMLELSTKLYLTGDTKYKREIGKEVLEVYGRYHPEEFEEFFNVRFLLSLLQEGYGPLGKRSHYVLDYIQLGLQFVLESPSANSIFSLLRIEVLRKVCERPGPKQCAKISKLLTQHPQCIPTGKHQLLFCQQLIRCIGQFQCVSEGEEEIMEFLEQVNKVSGLLQRIWRTQTSAILPSLKELFTIISSTEEQEVPSNALASVVQFVPLELMDGVIRNLTNDDSITDVQMMMAIGRMIDWVSWPLGKNIDKWIIALLKGLAAVKKFSILIEVTLSKIEKVFSKLLYPIVREGALSVLQYMLLSFQHSHEAFHLLLPHIPRLVASLKKEDSNSATSSLEQLAELIHCMFFRFSGFPDLYEPVLEAVKALPIPNEDRIKHLLGQNAWTSQKNELACFYPRLASKSETGKIGLINLGNTCYMNSIIQSLFMASDFRHSVLNLTEGNSQPLMTKLQWLFAFLEHSQRPAISPESFLSASWPPWFTPGAQQDCSEYLKYLLDRLHEEEKTGKRICQKLKESNLTSQAVEHHYLNKTLIEKMFGGKMMTKIRCLKCLNVSSREEVFTDLSLAFPPSDRNVRGSTSILPVEKVGPQFIEPPENAGQLMGSPWVQRKAPMASDHAAPSVSVETLGFQERGEAANPIHGNDVGVDAAKDPLSAFGEQAPAPKDSRSVPDLINYFLSPERLTAENKYHCEKCASLQDAEKVAELTEGPHYLILTLLRFSFDPRTMKRKKILDNVSIPVVLKLPILVAPEETEEVCRHGKDGAVPGSGFMTVVYDLCSVVVHSGISSESGHYYCYSRECTDTIPHGQPRDGVLKPASDKQLDFEIQWYLFNDTRVSFSSFESVSNVTSFFPKDTAYVLFYRQRPEQQSCLLHEALAEAGRLHGEPSLHKDLMEAISKDNILFLQEQEKEARNRAAYISALPKSPLWWRDLDRDKDDDSSSGGCSPAAGGGGSGSFHGLVF, from the exons atggatAAGATACTGGAAGCTGTAGTGATGTCCTCTTACCCCAACAACGTGAAGCAAGGGCTCGTGAGGCGCGTCATCGAGGCGGCGAAGCAGCCCATGGACAGCGAGCAGTGCTGGTCCATGCTGGAGCTGTCCACCAAGCTTTATCTCACCGGGGACACCAAGTATAAAAGAGAGATTGGGAAAGAGGTTTTGGAAGTCTATGGCCGTTATCACCCAGAGGAATTTGAGGAGTTCTTCAACGTCCGCTTCCTGCTGAGTCTCCTTCAGGAAGGCTATGGACCTCTGGGGAAGAGAAGCCATTATGTACTTGATTATATCCAGTTAGGACTGCAGTTTGTCCTGGAAAGCCCATCAGCAAACAGCATCTTCAGCTTACTGAGGATCGAGGTGCTCCGGAAAGTCTGCGAGAGGCCCGGCCCCAAGCAGTGTGCAAAGATCAGCAAACTCTTAACGCAGCACCCTCAGTGCATTCCCACGGGAAAACACCAGCTCTTGTTCTGTCAGCAGCTGATCCGGTGCATCGGGCAGTTCCAGTGCGTCTCCGAGGGGGAAGAGGAGATCATGGAGTTTTTGGAGCAGGTGAACAAAGTGAGTGGTCTGCTGCAGAGGATTTGGAGAACTCAGACCTCAGCCATCCTGCCCTCTTTGAAAGAACTGTTCACTATCATTTCTTCAAcag AGGAACAGGAAGTGCCCTCCAATGCCTTGGCCAGTGTGGTTCAGTTTGTCCCTCTGGAGCTCATGGATGGCGTCATAAGAAACCTCACCAATGATGACAGCATCACTGATGTGCAAATGATGATGGCCATTGGCAG gATGATTGACTGGGTGTCCTGGCCCCTGGGAAAGAACATAGACAAGTGGATCATTGCTCTGCTGAAGGGTTTGGCTGCAGTGAAAAAGTTCAGCATCTTGATTGAAGTCACTCTTTCGAAAATAGAAAAG GTCTTCTCCAAGCTGCTGTACCCCATTGTGAGGGAGGGGGCTTTGTCTGTCCTGCAGTACATGCTGCTGAGCTTCCAGCACTCCCACGAGGCATTTCACTTG ctacTCCCTCACATCCCCAGGCTGGTGGCCTCTTTGAAGAAGGAGGACTCCAATTCTGCAAccagctccctggagcagctggctgagctcaTCCACTGTATGTTCTTCCGCTTCTCAGGATTCCCAGACCTCTATGAACCAGTCCTAGAAGCAGTTAAA GCTCTCCCGATTCCAAATGAAGACCGGATTAAACACCTCTTGGGACAAAATGCTTGGACCTCTCAGAAGAACGAGCTGGCCTGCTTCTACCCACGCCTGGCATCTAAATCAGAGACGGGAAAGATTGGGTTAATTAACTTGGGAAACACTTGCTACATGAACAGCATCATACAGTCTCTTTTCATGGCTTCAGA ctttAGGCATTCAGTGCTGAATTTAACCGAGGGCAACTCCCAGCCCCTGATGACAAAGCTCCAGTGGCTCTTTGCATTTTTGGAGCACAGTCAG CGACCTGCCATCTCCCCTGAGAGcttcctctctgcctcctgGCCACCCTGGTTCacccctggagctcagcaggacTGCTCAGAGTACCTCAAGTATTTGCTGGACCG ATTgcatgaagaggaaaaaactggaaaaaggaTCTGCCAGAAGCTCAAGGAATCCAACTTGACGTCTCAGGCAGTGGAGCATCATTACTTAAACAAGACATTGATTGAGAAGATGTTTGGGGGTAAAATGATGACAAAGATCCGCTGCTTGAAGTGCCTGAATGTTTCCTCCCGAGAAGAAGTCTTCACAGACCTGTCCCTGGCTTTTCCTCCATCAGACAGGAATGTGCGGGGGAGCACATCTATTCTACCAGTGGAAAAAGTTGGCCCACAGTTCATTGAGCCTCCAGAAAATGCAGGCCAGCTTATGGGCTCTCCCTGGGTCCAGAGGAAAGCCCCCATGGCCAGTGACCATGCAGCCCCATCAGTGTCAGTGGAAACACTAGGTTTCCAGGAACGGGGAGAAGCAGCAAATCCCATACATGGCAATGATGTTGGGGTGGATGCAGCCAAAGACCCTCTCTCAGCTTTCGGGGAGCAGGCACCTGCTCCCAAGGACTCCAGATCTGTCCCAGATTTAATCAACTATTTTCTATCCCCGGAGAGACTGACAGCAGAGAATAAATACCACTGTGAGAAATGTGCATCCTTGCAGGATGCTGAGAAGGTGGCAGAGCTGACAGAAGGCCCACACTACCTCATCCTCACACTGCTGCGGTTTTCCTTCGACCCACGGActatgaagaggaagaagatcTTGGACAATGTCTCCATCCCTGTGGTGCTTAAGCTACCCATCCTTGTTGCTCCAGAGGAAACTGAAGAGGTTTGCCGGCATGGGAAGGACGGTGCTGTCCCAGGGAGTGGCTTCATGACTGTCGTGTATGACCTCTGCAGCGTGGTGGTGCATTCAGGCATCTCCTCCGAGAGTGGCCACTACTACTGCTACTCCAGGGAGTGCACTGACACCATTCCCCATGGGCAGCCCCGGGACGGGGTGCTAAAACCAGCCTCTGACAAACAGTTGGACTTTGAAATCCAGTGGTACCTCTTCAATGACACCAGagtttccttctcctcctttgaATCGGTCAGCAACGTCACTTCATTCTTCCCCAAGGACACTGCCTATGTCCTCTTCTACCGGCAGCGGCcggagcagcagagctgcctgctgcacGAGGCTCTGGCTGAGGCTGGCCGCCTGCATGGAGAACCATCCCTCCACAAGGACTTGATGGAAGCCATTTCCAAAGATAACATCCTCTTCTTGCAG gagcaggaaaaagaagCGAGGAACAGAGCCGCCTATATTTCTGCCTTGCCGAAATCCCCGCTGTGGTGGAGAGACTTGGACAGGGACAAGGATGATGACAGCTCATcggggggctgcagcccagcagcgGGTGGGGGCGGATCCGGCTCCTTCCACGGACTCGTCTTTTAG